One region of Streptomyces subrutilus genomic DNA includes:
- a CDS encoding amidase domain-containing protein, translating into MPATRSLVVGDAALAGVSVASECDAPGCATPPSGRLRVGTADGHLWATHLKADLVALPKGARVTSAKLALTRSDCTAQCAVQQPDLYELSSPWTPAQSGKELVAAAGNETYASGTALTEIDLGMLVQSWIDRGGNEGMALTVPGAAAGAEYHSGAAPDAAQRPRLTIEYLPPTAPGAVSDVVATAGDKGLLATWNAPLDGGANGETTYVVKAEKGDGTVVGTWEGTALRAVFTGLDNTLSHRIAVTPKNSVGNGPVSRSALVQGAAVAGGDARYKDYIQAYLSARNKVVTGVSRTTADAAAESPHGAVFSEVLDTQEAAIVANAEALATKGQSYVGISSVLADSMTVNGSSGRVLVRTTVVQTVTLRIDGVDQLSEDRYAKRFVFAVSGGTVKLESESDDSEAGQTLSATAAAGAQVVALPADGTGVPADDSGSLVMGEDGFPVADAPAEGVRTAAYVNGSGTASWAYNNAGRIPREYGSNDCTNFVSKAMYYGGRMKMRYGFWWSDSAWWKNPPSSWKKNSNTWSAAENLRKHFGYRQKYYITQTYNLRAGDILLFKWRGAPRYDHAAVVTGNNHGAVRIAQHGYSAHDTLSSVISRNRSKGTPISSIIAIRPVGA; encoded by the coding sequence ATGCCCGCGACACGGTCCCTGGTCGTCGGCGACGCCGCGCTCGCGGGCGTGTCGGTCGCCTCGGAGTGCGACGCGCCCGGCTGCGCCACGCCGCCGAGCGGCCGGCTCCGTGTCGGCACGGCCGACGGGCACCTGTGGGCCACCCACCTGAAGGCGGACCTCGTTGCCCTCCCGAAGGGGGCCCGGGTCACCTCCGCCAAACTGGCTCTGACCCGGTCCGACTGCACCGCGCAGTGCGCCGTCCAGCAGCCTGACCTGTACGAGCTGTCCTCTCCCTGGACCCCGGCGCAGAGCGGAAAGGAGCTCGTGGCCGCCGCCGGCAACGAGACCTACGCGTCCGGCACCGCGCTGACCGAAATCGACCTCGGCATGCTGGTGCAGTCCTGGATCGACCGCGGCGGGAACGAGGGCATGGCCCTCACCGTCCCCGGTGCGGCGGCCGGAGCGGAGTACCACTCGGGCGCGGCGCCCGACGCCGCCCAGCGGCCCCGGCTGACGATCGAGTACCTGCCGCCGACCGCCCCCGGCGCGGTCTCCGACGTCGTCGCCACCGCCGGCGACAAGGGCCTCCTCGCCACGTGGAACGCACCCCTGGACGGCGGTGCGAACGGTGAAACCACCTACGTGGTGAAGGCCGAGAAGGGTGATGGCACTGTCGTCGGCACCTGGGAGGGCACTGCTCTGCGCGCCGTCTTCACCGGGCTCGACAACACGCTTTCCCACCGGATCGCGGTGACGCCGAAGAACAGCGTCGGCAACGGTCCCGTGTCACGGTCCGCACTGGTGCAGGGCGCCGCCGTGGCAGGGGGAGACGCCCGGTACAAGGACTACATCCAGGCGTACCTCAGCGCCCGCAACAAGGTCGTCACCGGCGTCAGCCGCACCACCGCCGACGCGGCCGCTGAATCCCCGCACGGTGCGGTCTTCAGCGAGGTCCTCGACACGCAGGAAGCCGCCATCGTGGCCAACGCCGAGGCGCTGGCGACCAAGGGCCAGTCGTACGTGGGCATCTCCTCGGTTCTGGCGGACTCCATGACCGTCAACGGATCGTCCGGCCGCGTGCTCGTGCGGACCACGGTCGTACAGACGGTGACCCTGCGGATCGACGGCGTCGACCAGCTCTCGGAGGACCGCTACGCCAAGCGGTTCGTGTTCGCCGTGTCCGGCGGGACCGTGAAGCTGGAGTCCGAGTCCGACGACTCCGAGGCGGGGCAGACGCTGTCCGCCACAGCCGCGGCGGGCGCCCAGGTGGTCGCCCTGCCGGCCGACGGCACGGGCGTACCCGCCGACGACAGCGGATCCCTGGTGATGGGCGAGGACGGCTTCCCCGTTGCCGACGCGCCCGCGGAAGGCGTCCGGACGGCGGCGTACGTCAACGGTTCGGGCACCGCCAGCTGGGCCTACAACAACGCCGGCAGGATCCCGAGGGAGTACGGTTCCAACGACTGCACCAACTTCGTGTCGAAGGCCATGTACTACGGCGGCCGCATGAAGATGCGCTACGGCTTCTGGTGGAGCGACAGCGCCTGGTGGAAGAATCCCCCCTCTTCCTGGAAGAAGAACAGCAACACCTGGTCCGCCGCCGAGAACCTGCGCAAGCACTTCGGCTACCGCCAGAAGTACTACATCACCCAGACCTACAACCTCCGCGCGGGAGACATCTTGCTCTTCAAGTGGCGGGGCGCCCCCCGTTATGACCACGCGGCGGTCGTGACCGGGAACAACCACGGCGCCGTCAGGATCGCCCAGCACGGCTACAGCGCCCATGACACGCTCAGCTCGGTCATTTCCAGGAACCGGTCGAAGGGCACGCCCATCAGCAGCATCATCGCCATCCGGCCGGTGGGCGCGTAA